A part of Rhodamnia argentea isolate NSW1041297 chromosome 8, ASM2092103v1, whole genome shotgun sequence genomic DNA contains:
- the LOC115748082 gene encoding ribosome biogenesis protein NOP53 yields the protein MGKVSKGSRKGKKAWRANISTEDIHDFFEKSTKDALSGGSLAAVPSESLFFVDKARDLSVKRKIEKQREKVLRTDSVLQKNPFVQAVPSTVSKKSRKKRKEVVNNGGQGDNEDASVSVSGMVDLWADKFDGKLKKKPKHSIIPAVEVEPPGCSFNPSFESHQDSLACAVADEMQKVYKHELGPEPVPLTVQGEVIDEEDMYFLEADNGGDDDSSLENLDGDENKATENRSSKSKPVTRVELNRRARRKDLLKKEAETKKIDQLSKEIDSLPDIIQEIAKEDEEKQRRHLRRVVAQQEREKLRPPRLGKHKFEPAPMQVLLSEEITGSLRQLKGCSTLAKDRFKSLEKRGLVVPTARNRRSRR from the exons atggGGAAGGTGTCGAAGGGCTCGAGGAAGGGCAAGAAGGCGTGGAGAGCCAACATTAGCACGGAGGACATCCACGACTTCTTCGAGAAGTCCACGAAGGACGCTCTCTCCGGCGGATCTCTCGCCGCCGTCCCTAGCGAGTCTCTCTTCTTCGTCGATAAGGCCAGAG ATCTTTCGGTAAAGCGTAAAATTGAGAAGCAAAGGGAAAAGGTACTTCGGACTGACAGTGTTCTTCAGAAGAACCCCTTTGTCCAAGCAGTCCCCTCTACTGTCAGTAAGAAAtccagaaagaaaagaaaagaagttgtGAACAATGGTGGTCAAGGTGATAACGAG GATGCTTCTGTCTCAGTTTCTGGTATGGTTGACTTGTGGGCAG ATAAATTTGATGGCAAGCTCAAGAAG AAACCCAAGCATTCAATTATTCCAGCTGTAGAAGTTGAGCCTCCCGGCTGTTCATTCAATCCATCCTTTGAGAGCCACCAG GATTCTCTGGCATGTGCTGTTGCAGACGAGATGCAGAAAGTCTATAAACATGAGTTGGGTCCTGAACCTGTTCCATTAACCGTGCAAGGTGAAGTTATTGATGAGGAAGAT ATGTATTTCTTGGAGGCTGATAATGGGGGTGATGATGATTCAAGCTTGGAAAATCTGGATGGTGATGAGAATAAAGCAACCGAGAATAG GTCATCCAAATCAAAGCCTGTGACACGTGTTGAACTGAATCGGAGAGCAAGACGTAAGGACTTGCTGAAGAAGGAAGCAGAAACAAAGAAGATTGATCAACTGTCCAAGGAAATAGACAG CTTACCAGATATTATTCAAGAAATTGCGAAAGAGGATGAGGAGAAGCAAAGACGGCATCTCCGACGTGTTGTTGCtcagcaagaaagagaaaagttgCGTCCACCACGCCTGGGAAAGCACAA ATTTGAACCAGCACCTATGCAAGTACTGTTGTCTGAAGAAATCACCGGTTCCCTCCGCCAGCTGAAA GGTTGTAGCACTCTAGCAAAGGATCGATTTAAAAGCCTCGAGAAAAGGGGACTGGTTGTTCCAACAGCCAGAAACAGAAG AAGCCGAAGGTGA
- the LOC115748086 gene encoding wound-induced protein 1-like — protein sequence MRLLTGASPSAAASDDTFLFVPDSITPFGPTVLAEGFDTARSIFWVHAWTVSADGIVTQVREYFNTSLTVTRFGDSPPSDPSTAKINSLHCQSLWESSVSSRVGKSVPGLVLAI from the coding sequence ATGCGCCTCCTCACTGGCGCCTCCCCCTCCGCCGCTGCATCCGACGACACCTTCCTCTTCGTCCCCGACTCCATCACCCCCTTCGGCCCCACCGTGCTCGCCGAGGGCTTCGACACCGCCCGCTCCATCTTCTGGGTCCACGCCTGGACGGTCTCCGCCGATGGGATAGTCACCCAGGTGAGGGAATACTTCAACACCTCGCTCACCGTCACGCGCTTCGGCGACTCCCCGCCCTCAGATCCTTCGACGGCCAAGATCAACTCGCTGCACTGCCAGTCGCTGTGGGAGAGCAGCGTGTCGAGCCGGGTCGGGAAGTCCGTGCCGGGTCTGGTTCTCGCCATATAA
- the LOC115748085 gene encoding uncharacterized protein LOC115748085, translating into MGKSIPSATRLQGLARIVSSSDKLHLPRQAKPISRIRVSTPEASRPGGGGVRTDPKKMESRAKSLEQEGSDRVPLGQVVYDCARRWFQDTLREAKAGDGAMQVLVGQMYNSGYGVPRDPRKGRAWINKASKVRSSVWKVSDKQPGYNASDSDSSEMDGNKK; encoded by the exons ATGGGGAAATCAATCCCTTCGGCGACGCGGCTCCAAGGCTTAGCGAGAATCGTCTCATCGTCAGACAAACTCCACCTGCCGAGACAAGCGAAACCCATTTCAAGAATCCGGGTCTCAACCCCAGAAGCGTCGAGACCCGGCGGCGGTGGGGTCCGAACCGACCCGAAGAAGATGGAGAGTCGCGCGAAGAGCTTGGAGCAGGAGGGGAGCGATCGGGTGCCGCTGGGTCAGGTAGTGTACGATTGCGCCAGGAGGTGGTTTCAAGACACATTGAGAGAGGCCAAGGCTGGTGATGGTGCTATGCAGGTCTTAGTTGGCCAGATGTACAACTCTGGCTATGGCGTGCCTAGAGACCCTCGAAAG GGTCGTGCTTGGATTAATAAAGCATCAAAGGTTCGATCTTCAGTTTGGAAAGTAAGCGATAAACAGCCAG GTTACAATGCAAGTGACTCTGATTCCAGTGAGATGGACGGCaacaaaaaatag
- the LOC115748084 gene encoding staphylococcal-like nuclease CAN2 → MGNALRFLYGHCCKPSAAGDSDSLGPHGVSAATVGVSALAQDLFNFEITSKVPEGLSNHVASSRKAQANWYRKLLVAWRESNPPPRTPEEASSLVVQTLKRHQKADVEGLLAFYGLPLAHTLVETTAEVPVVLPQGVVFEFHTLPVDARAVADGDTITVYVSTSDPRESCLVPQDVQIAAIERSEARGQRDYTRADALHKSIVDAGYRVLNVRNEEVLARKYRIRLRGIDAPEGLMPYGKEAKDELVKIVEGKCLRVHVYGEDRYGRCVGDIYCNGIFVQELMLKKGMAWHYTAYDQRAEFAKWEKNARAKRVGLWASSNPEEPWEWRKNRREGR, encoded by the exons ATGGGAAACGCCCTCAGATTCCTATACGGCCATTGTTGTAAGCCGTCCGCCGCCGGAGACTCCGACTCTCTTGGCCCTCACGGCGTCTCCGCCGCGACCGTCGGAGTCTCGGCTCTTGCCCAAGATCTGTTCAACTTCGAAATCACCTCCAAG GTTCCTGAGGGGCTAAGCAACCATGTGGCTTCTTCAAGGAAAGCTCAAGCTAATTG GTATAGAAAGCTACTAGTAGCATGGAGAGAATCAAATCCCCCTCCGAGAACACCTGAAGAAGCATCAAGTCTAGTTGTCCAGACCCTGAAGAGACACCAGAAGGCTGATGTTGAG GGTTTGTTGGCTTTCTATGGCCTACCTCTTGCTCATACCCTGGTTGAGACCACAGCCGAAGTTCCAGTGGTATTACCTCAAGGAGTGGTGTTTGAGTTTCACACCCTTCCA GTGGATGCAAGAGCTGTGGCAGATGGTGACACCATTACCGTGTACGTTAGCACTTCTGATCCGAGAGAATCGTGCTTGGTCCCACAAGACGTCCAGATCGCGGCCATCGAAAGATCAGAAGCCCGTGGTCAGAGGGACTACACTCGTGCAGATGCACTGCACAAAAGTATTGTGGACGCAGGATATCG GGTATTAAATGTTCGGAATGAGGAAGTCCTTGCTCGGAAGTACCGAATTCGGCTCAG GGGGATAGATGCTCCAGAGGGTTTGATGCCATACGGCAAAGAGGCTAAGGACGAGCTTGTAAAGATTGTTGAAGGTAAGTGTTTGAGAGTTCACGTGTATGGAGAAGATCGATATGGCCGGTGTGTTGGAGATATTTACTGCAACGGCATCTTTGTACAG GAGTTGATGCTAAAGAAAGGGATGGCGTGGCATTACACAGCCTACGACCAACGTGCAGAGTTTGCAAAG TGGGAGAAGAATGCACGGGCAAAGCGCGTAGGCTTGTGGGCTTCTTCAAACCCTGAGGAGCCATGGGAATGGAGGAAGAATAGACGAGAGGGGAGATGA